In Dasypus novemcinctus isolate mDasNov1 chromosome 23, mDasNov1.1.hap2, whole genome shotgun sequence, the following proteins share a genomic window:
- the LOC139437446 gene encoding transport and Golgi organization protein 1 homolog encodes MELSEQSKSFKTTQKDLEGVLTPEDNIELKALRCKDESQAKKTGGNTLKRRNLSGDCNGRVENRMPQMVDVLQAQNAILEVEKDLKLLQERLTALTINKDNVAESLKEVENDYNSLLSLKAAMEKECRSVTLKTESLQEVHEKRKKAIQDLLKIIHKISRPQKGSKIMKPILRSPDA; translated from the exons ATGGAGCTCAGTGAACAAAGCAAATCCTTCAAAACAACTCAGAAAGATTTGGAGGGAGTTCTGACTCCTGAAGATAATATTGAA TTGAAGGCTCTACGATGCAAAGATGAATCTCAGGCCAAAAAGACAGgaggaaatacattaaaaaggagaaatttatCAG GTGATTGCAATGGGAGGGTGGAAAATCGAATGCCTCAGATGGTGGATGTCTTGCAG GCCCAAAATGCAATACTGGAAGTAGAAAAAGATCTAAAACTGTTACAGGAGAGGCTGACAGCTTTGACAATCAATAAAGACAATGTGGCAG AATCCTTAAAGGAAGTAGAAAACGACTACAATTCATTGCTGTCTTTGAAAGCAGCAATGGAAAAGGAATGCAGATCCGTGACCCTGAAAACAGAGTCTCTCCAGGAAGTccatgaaaagagaaagaaggccaTACAAGA TTTGTTGAAAATAATCCACAAAATCTCAAGGCCTCAAAAAGGAAGCAAGATTATGAAACCAATTCTGAGAAGCCCTGATGCGTAG